The sequence GGCTCAACCTCCCTGCCCTTCAGGCTCCCGAGTATGAAGTTCTGGTCGAAGGGTATGACAACGTCGGGTTTAACCGGGAGCTCTTCCTCGACGCCAGGCAGGGCTTTGTTGAGAACCAAAATGTGCTTCAATCTAAGGCTCTCGCTCAGGGCGGCTATCTTCTTTGAGAGCTCTATGGACTCAGCGGAGGGTTCCGCAACATCGATGACAACATCAACGTACTTATCAATACCCCTGCCGAAGTGCTCTATGCCCGCCTCGGTGTCAACTATAATGATTTCGCCATCTTTCAGCGTTATGCCTTCGAGGAGCTTTCTCGCCAGGAATCCGTAGGGGCAGGCACAGCCTTCCTCGGCCTCTTCAATCTTCCCGATGGTCAGGACGGCGAGGTTTCCTTTTTTGGCCAGAATCTCCCCGGGGATATCGTCAAGCGTCCAGTTGAAGAGCTCTTCATCGAGCTCACCTTTTCCTTCCGCCGCCATGAGGATTTTGGCCCTCTTCTTCCCGCCGAGGTGCTCGGCGAGGGTTTTCACTTTCGGGAGCCCAAGCATCCTGTAGAGGCCAGGATTCGACTCGTCGGCGTCTATGATGAGAACGCGGTAGCCCTTACCTGCGAGGTACTTGCCGAGCATCGCGCTTATTGTGCTCTTCCCACAACCTCCCTTACCGCTTACGAGAACCTTCATCAGTATCACCATCTAGCAAAAAAGTAGCACGACTTATAAGGGCTTTGGTTCATTTTTGTCGTCTTCAACATCTGGCTCAGGAGAAGTGGAATGCGAAACTCCTTATCCAATAAACGGCAAGATTTTTGCTGCGAGGCTTTGTCTTGCAAGCTCAGTTGTGGGAAATATAGATAGAAGGGATAAAGGATTCACTCCTCCGGCTTCGGGAGGGTGACATCGACGCCGAGAACCTTCCACATGGCCTTGATCTGCTCGCGCATGACGTCTATAGCCTCGGGCTGCTTGAAGAGGTGCTTGAACCTGCCCTGGAGCTTGAGGTACTCCTCGATGGGCTTCTTGAACTCGATGGCGACGATCCTTCCGCCTTCACGGGTGACCTTGGCGCCTCCTCCAGGCGGCTGTATCTTGATGTTGTGGAAGTCGCCGTTCTCGATCTCGAAGAGCGGCCAGACACCGGTCTCGATGGCGAGCCTCGCTATCTCGACGCCCTTCTCAAGCGGGCTCTTCCATCCGGTGGGGCAGGTACAGTGAACCTGGACGAAGGCAGGGCCGTCCACCTTGGCGGCCTTCTTCATCTTC is a genomic window of Thermococcus guaymasensis DSM 11113 containing:
- a CDS encoding ATP-binding protein, with the protein product MKVLVSGKGGCGKSTISAMLGKYLAGKGYRVLIIDADESNPGLYRMLGLPKVKTLAEHLGGKKRAKILMAAEGKGELDEELFNWTLDDIPGEILAKKGNLAVLTIGKIEEAEEGCACPYGFLARKLLEGITLKDGEIIIVDTEAGIEHFGRGIDKYVDVVIDVAEPSAESIELSKKIAALSESLRLKHILVLNKALPGVEEELPVKPDVVIPFDQNFILGSLKGREVEPIPQIEELWKKVESSP